One genomic window of Halorhabdus sp. CBA1104 includes the following:
- a CDS encoding iron-sulfur cluster assembly protein translates to MTEGVSTDNVESTIADITHPEIDATLLELGMIDDVRTGGEEVTIDVAIPMAGIPDAIKQLLARRLADALDSMDVELTVQFVLMDEETRENFFEMEEDNWSGLDGEDGPDKPVGEADDSGSGAPF, encoded by the coding sequence ATGACCGAGGGGGTCTCCACCGACAATGTCGAGTCGACGATCGCCGACATAACGCACCCTGAGATCGACGCGACGCTTCTCGAACTGGGAATGATCGACGATGTTCGAACCGGGGGCGAGGAAGTCACGATCGACGTGGCGATTCCGATGGCCGGGATCCCCGACGCGATCAAACAACTTCTGGCCCGTCGTCTTGCCGACGCACTCGATTCGATGGACGTCGAACTCACCGTCCAGTTCGTCCTGATGGACGAGGAGACTCGCGAGAACTTCTTCGAGATGGAAGAAGACAACTGGAGCGGTCTCGACGGCGAGGACGGCCCGGACAAACCAGTCGGCGAGGCCGACGACAGCGGATCTGGCGCCCCGTTTTGA
- a CDS encoding UPF0175 family protein: protein MARITGSYPDDLDLLIEGAVEAGVFGGKSDALREFVREYFEDHENERIAAAVALYERERITLGDAARLADVDRWTMRDILREHGVALRLGLVDEDDAADEIEAAPELEFDDRDSSDEESRVK, encoded by the coding sequence ATGGCACGAATTACCGGCTCCTACCCAGACGATCTCGACCTCCTCATCGAGGGTGCTGTCGAGGCTGGTGTGTTCGGGGGCAAGAGCGATGCGTTACGCGAGTTCGTGCGTGAATACTTCGAGGACCACGAGAACGAACGGATTGCAGCTGCGGTCGCCCTCTACGAACGCGAGCGGATCACACTCGGTGATGCTGCGAGACTCGCTGATGTCGATCGCTGGACGATGCGTGACATCCTTCGTGAGCACGGTGTTGCACTTCGACTCGGGCTTGTTGACGAAGACGACGCAGCCGACGAGATAGAGGCAGCACCCGAACTCGAATTCGATGATAGGGACTCGTCTGATGAGGAGTCACGTGTTAAATGA
- a CDS encoding type 1 glutamine amidotransferase, protein MSEPTITLLDASIGQTPAEQNFRRAFDLPVTAWKVSDGDVPPVPDGDMWTGDGVVISGSQTAVYEDRTWIDRTAEWVADAVAAGVPVLGVCWGHQLLARALGGTVEPMGAYELGYATVERVAADPFFDGIDDSFLAFESHSDAVGELPDEATLLAENNRATQAFRVENAFGVQFHPEYDIDTARWVVQNKEGELPTERVERVLDAITPERHADTASANHVFENFEKLVRRRG, encoded by the coding sequence ATGAGCGAGCCAACCATCACGCTACTGGATGCTTCGATCGGCCAGACGCCCGCCGAGCAGAACTTTCGCCGGGCGTTCGACCTGCCCGTGACGGCTTGGAAGGTGAGCGACGGGGACGTACCACCGGTTCCCGACGGCGACATGTGGACGGGTGATGGAGTCGTCATCTCTGGCTCACAGACTGCCGTCTACGAGGACCGAACGTGGATCGACCGGACGGCCGAGTGGGTCGCCGATGCGGTCGCCGCCGGCGTGCCCGTGTTGGGCGTCTGCTGGGGTCACCAACTCCTCGCCCGTGCGCTGGGCGGAACGGTCGAACCGATGGGCGCGTACGAACTCGGCTACGCCACGGTCGAGCGCGTGGCCGCCGACCCCTTCTTCGATGGGATCGACGACTCCTTTCTTGCCTTCGAGAGCCATTCTGATGCCGTGGGCGAACTGCCCGACGAAGCGACGCTGCTCGCCGAGAACAACCGTGCGACCCAGGCGTTTCGCGTCGAGAACGCCTTCGGTGTCCAGTTCCATCCCGAGTACGACATCGATACTGCCCGGTGGGTCGTCCAGAACAAGGAGGGGGAACTCCCCACGGAACGCGTCGAACGGGTTCTCGACGCCATCACACCGGAACGACACGCTGACACGGCGTCGGCGAACCACGTCTTCGAAAACTTCGAGAAGTTGGTTCGACGGCGGGGCTGA
- a CDS encoding carbohydrate kinase family protein, with product MTTPDALVAGEALIDMFPTTSGRLAAVDTFERRAGGAPANLAVAMARLGTAPYLWTKLGDDPFGTHLEDVLTEQGVPDRFLEIDPSRKTAHTLVGDDPDADQSFVFYKEETATMAMEPGTVPDEVLADLSWVHFGGVMLCEEPARTAMLDLAKRAKAAGCTVSFDPNTREDLWPDPEKIGPTMRDALALADVIKTDREDLASLLSDPNGAISAVAEELTTFGPHTVLLTQGEAGTYALATESAPWGPAVADEPAADVEAVDTTGAGDAFTAGAIRSLIDGESLEAAVEFANAVGALTTTEVGAMAPLPTRADVEQLLG from the coding sequence ATGACAACACCAGACGCGCTCGTGGCCGGTGAAGCGTTGATCGACATGTTTCCGACGACCAGTGGGCGATTGGCTGCTGTCGACACTTTCGAACGACGGGCCGGTGGTGCTCCAGCGAATCTCGCCGTCGCGATGGCACGCCTCGGAACGGCACCGTATCTCTGGACGAAGCTGGGCGACGATCCGTTTGGTACCCACCTCGAAGACGTCCTGACCGAACAGGGGGTGCCGGACCGCTTTTTGGAAATCGATCCGTCCCGAAAGACGGCACACACCTTGGTCGGTGACGATCCCGACGCCGACCAGTCGTTCGTCTTCTACAAGGAGGAAACGGCGACGATGGCGATGGAACCCGGGACAGTGCCAGATGAGGTGCTTGCCGACCTGTCGTGGGTCCACTTTGGCGGCGTCATGCTGTGTGAAGAGCCGGCCCGGACGGCGATGCTCGACCTCGCCAAACGCGCGAAGGCCGCCGGCTGTACGGTCTCGTTCGATCCAAACACACGCGAGGACCTCTGGCCGGATCCCGAAAAAATAGGGCCAACGATGCGTGACGCACTCGCGCTCGCCGACGTGATCAAGACCGATCGCGAGGATCTGGCGTCGTTGTTGTCCGACCCCAACGGAGCGATCAGTGCGGTTGCCGAAGAACTGACGACGTTTGGCCCGCACACGGTTTTGCTCACGCAGGGTGAGGCAGGTACCTACGCGCTGGCGACAGAGAGCGCCCCGTGGGGTCCGGCTGTGGCTGATGAGCCGGCTGCCGACGTCGAGGCCGTTGACACGACTGGTGCCGGAGACGCGTTCACTGCTGGCGCGATCAGGAGTCTGATCGACGGTGAGTCACTCGAAGCGGCAGTCGAGTTTGCCAACGCAGTCGGCGCACTCACCACGACTGAGGTGGGCGCCATGGCTCCCCTCCCGACGCGTGCAGACGTCGAACAGCTCCTTGGGTAG
- a CDS encoding twitching motility protein PilT — protein sequence MTGNDLPANPRVLNTTVLSNFAYIGQLWVVASLSGICTVPVVREEFEHGVDNHLYLQEALDTLDEEIPIAPISDTVANREAIVSDHLDPGEAQAFALADAHDGRLLTDDGDARTFAKDHGVTVVGSVGVLLAAIDAGKIDEATADEWLSTWIDEIGYYVPYRTILEY from the coding sequence ATGACAGGTAACGATCTCCCAGCGAACCCGAGGGTCTTGAACACGACTGTCCTCTCGAATTTTGCGTACATCGGTCAACTGTGGGTAGTTGCTTCCCTCTCTGGAATCTGTACGGTACCAGTCGTTCGTGAGGAGTTCGAACACGGCGTCGATAACCATCTATATCTCCAGGAAGCACTCGATACTCTCGACGAAGAGATCCCGATCGCGCCAATCTCGGACACTGTCGCAAACAGAGAGGCGATTGTCAGTGATCACCTCGATCCAGGGGAAGCACAGGCGTTCGCCCTCGCCGACGCACACGACGGTCGGCTGCTGACAGACGACGGAGATGCCCGAACGTTTGCGAAAGACCACGGCGTGACCGTTGTCGGGTCGGTTGGCGTTCTGTTGGCTGCAATCGATGCTGGGAAGATCGATGAAGCTACTGCTGACGAGTGGCTATCGACGTGGATAGATGAGATCGGCTACTACGTCCCGTATCGGACGATATTAGAATATTGA
- a CDS encoding peroxiredoxin — protein MESETDDASGIPLIGDEFPDLAVETTHGEISLPDDYASEWVVLFSHPGDFTPVCTTEFVAFEDRREEFEQRNANLIGLSVDRVHSHLKWVDWIEEEIGVEIGFPIIADESGRVGEQLGMIQSGAGTSTVRAVFIVDPEGVVRQVLYYPEEIGRNIDEILRSLDALKKSDDEGVATPANWPENERFGDRVLLPPPGTRDDVDAREAEADDEGYEQYDWWFTLSEQ, from the coding sequence ATGGAATCCGAGACAGACGACGCGAGCGGTATCCCGCTGATCGGCGATGAATTCCCCGACCTTGCCGTCGAGACGACTCACGGCGAGATCTCCCTGCCCGACGATTACGCGAGCGAGTGGGTCGTGCTGTTCAGCCATCCGGGCGACTTCACGCCGGTCTGTACGACCGAGTTCGTCGCCTTCGAGGACCGACGCGAGGAGTTCGAGCAGCGTAACGCCAACCTGATCGGGCTCTCGGTCGACCGGGTCCACTCTCACCTCAAGTGGGTCGACTGGATCGAGGAAGAGATCGGTGTCGAGATCGGCTTTCCCATCATCGCCGACGAGAGCGGCCGGGTCGGCGAGCAACTCGGGATGATCCAGTCCGGTGCGGGCACGAGTACTGTCCGGGCCGTGTTCATCGTCGATCCCGAGGGCGTCGTCCGGCAGGTGCTGTACTACCCCGAGGAGATCGGCCGCAACATCGACGAGATCCTGCGCTCGCTGGACGCGCTGAAGAAGAGTGACGACGAGGGTGTCGCGACGCCGGCAAACTGGCCCGAGAACGAGCGGTTCGGCGATCGCGTCCTTCTGCCGCCGCCGGGCACCCGCGACGATGTCGACGCCCGGGAAGCCGAGGCTGACGACGAGGGGTACGAGCAGTACGACTGGTGGTTTACCCTCTCCGAACAGTAA
- a CDS encoding FeoB small GTPase domain-containing protein yields MAGANITESNYPGTTVDYTESELRLDGEAARLVDVPGTFSLDPKDRAEAVAVEFLDSNPEAVTVCVLDATWIERGLNLVLEVLERGHPAVVALNMWDETREKGVDVDVDALSALLGVPVVPTVATEGVGTDDLRTEIASAPTTSTETIWERLPTVPEAVDDESVAASTRDELGAAAPDEDILTPGARWDLVDAIVEECVTYHDTELSLAELLGRLAVAPKTGLPFAVAVLYGMWSFFGTVTGFFTDGYFVPLFDDVWLPWLQDIFPMEGSWLYFLIVGDPAATNSFEAFGILTSGLFVAVGVVLPAILALYLLLAILEDSGYVARLAVLLDTVFHRIGLHGFAIVPMVLSFGCNVPGVAATRTLETDKQRFMTMTLLSVFIPCGAQLGVMLSLIPQYTGYILLYLLAGFFVFGAILNRLVPGSSPEVAIDIPPMRQPRLDNVATKLWLRLRGFVTTAIPFVLFGVAVVNVLYLGGAIEWLATALQPVLSGWFGVPGETVPALVAGFMRKDLAVAQLSAVSMTPFQTIMSVVMVSIYFPCVATFAMLLKEGRESGGALKVLGGALATLVAALFLWGGLLRLIGIALGVA; encoded by the coding sequence CTGGCCGGGGCGAACATCACCGAGTCGAACTACCCGGGAACCACCGTCGATTATACCGAAAGTGAGTTGCGTCTCGACGGCGAGGCCGCCCGACTCGTCGACGTCCCGGGGACGTTCTCGCTCGACCCGAAAGACCGAGCCGAGGCTGTTGCAGTGGAGTTCCTCGATTCGAATCCCGAGGCCGTGACCGTCTGTGTCCTCGATGCCACCTGGATCGAACGCGGTCTCAATCTCGTCCTCGAGGTGCTCGAACGCGGTCATCCCGCCGTCGTCGCCCTGAACATGTGGGACGAGACACGCGAGAAGGGCGTCGACGTGGACGTTGACGCGCTCTCCGCGCTGCTCGGCGTCCCAGTCGTCCCCACGGTCGCGACTGAGGGTGTCGGTACAGACGATCTCCGGACCGAGATCGCCAGTGCGCCGACGACCTCGACGGAGACGATCTGGGAGCGGCTCCCGACGGTCCCGGAGGCGGTCGACGACGAATCGGTGGCGGCCTCGACTCGGGACGAACTGGGAGCCGCGGCGCCGGACGAAGACATCCTCACACCGGGCGCGCGCTGGGATCTCGTCGACGCCATCGTCGAGGAGTGCGTGACCTACCACGACACCGAGCTGTCGCTTGCGGAGTTGCTCGGTCGCCTCGCCGTCGCACCCAAGACGGGGCTACCATTTGCCGTCGCCGTGCTCTATGGCATGTGGTCGTTTTTCGGTACCGTCACCGGTTTCTTCACCGACGGCTACTTCGTGCCGCTGTTCGACGACGTCTGGCTGCCCTGGCTCCAGGACATCTTCCCGATGGAAGGAAGCTGGCTGTACTTCCTGATCGTCGGTGACCCTGCGGCAACCAACAGCTTCGAGGCCTTCGGCATCCTCACCAGTGGGTTGTTCGTCGCCGTCGGCGTCGTCTTGCCGGCAATCCTCGCGCTGTATCTGCTACTGGCGATCTTAGAGGATTCCGGGTACGTCGCCCGACTCGCTGTCCTGCTCGACACGGTCTTTCACCGGATCGGTCTCCACGGTTTCGCGATCGTCCCGATGGTCCTCTCCTTTGGCTGTAACGTGCCAGGCGTCGCGGCGACTCGGACCCTCGAGACCGACAAACAGCGATTCATGACGATGACGCTCCTTTCGGTGTTCATACCGTGTGGTGCCCAACTGGGCGTGATGCTCTCGCTCATCCCGCAGTACACCGGCTACATCCTGCTGTACTTGCTGGCTGGCTTTTTCGTCTTCGGGGCGATTTTGAACCGCCTTGTGCCAGGTTCTTCGCCGGAAGTCGCCATCGACATCCCACCGATGCGACAGCCCCGCCTCGACAACGTCGCGACGAAGCTCTGGCTGCGCCTGCGTGGGTTCGTGACGACGGCTATTCCCTTCGTGCTGTTCGGCGTCGCCGTCGTCAACGTCCTCTATCTCGGCGGAGCCATCGAATGGCTCGCAACCGCGCTCCAGCCGGTGCTTTCGGGCTGGTTCGGCGTGCCCGGCGAGACCGTACCCGCGTTGGTCGCCGGCTTCATGCGCAAGGACCTCGCAGTCGCACAGTTGAGTGCTGTCTCGATGACGCCTTTCCAGACGATCATGTCCGTGGTGATGGTGAGCATCTACTTCCCCTGCGTGGCGACGTTCGCGATGTTACTCAAGGAAGGCCGGGAGAGCGGTGGCGCACTGAAAGTACTCGGCGGCGCGCTCGCGACCCTCGTCGCCGCACTGTTCCTCTGGGGCGGGCTGCTTCGCCTGATCGGGATCGCACTGGGGGTAGCCTGA
- a CDS encoding MBL fold metallo-hydrolase: MTTVTILADNEVKGSRPKGLRAEWGFSAAIDDLLFDAGQTGVAYDNADTLGVSPFETIVLSHGHYDHTKGLPPFLDDAEELYCHPATFESKYHDEEPIGMPYDRSWIEAQVSVTTHTDPVEVAPGIHALGEIPREYPDSRTGEHVQDGERIEDPVWDDQSLAIEVESGVSLVLGCCHAGLRNTIEYAEGVFDAPVQTVIGGTHFRSDDQSEIDPVVEWLDGRVERIAPTHCTGHVARRALEDAFDEAYLRVGAGSRIEL, translated from the coding sequence ATGACCACAGTCACGATACTCGCAGACAACGAAGTCAAGGGCTCGCGACCGAAGGGGCTGCGCGCCGAGTGGGGATTCTCCGCGGCGATCGACGACCTGCTGTTCGACGCCGGGCAGACGGGTGTGGCGTACGACAACGCCGATACGCTCGGTGTCAGTCCCTTCGAGACGATCGTCCTGAGTCACGGTCACTACGATCATACGAAAGGGTTGCCACCGTTTCTCGACGACGCCGAGGAGTTGTACTGTCACCCGGCGACCTTCGAGTCGAAGTACCACGACGAGGAACCGATCGGGATGCCATACGATCGGTCCTGGATCGAGGCGCAGGTGTCAGTGACGACGCACACCGACCCCGTCGAGGTCGCGCCGGGCATTCATGCACTCGGTGAGATTCCACGGGAGTATCCCGACAGTCGAACGGGCGAACACGTCCAGGACGGCGAGAGAATCGAAGACCCCGTGTGGGACGACCAGTCGCTGGCCATCGAGGTCGAGAGCGGGGTCAGCCTGGTTCTCGGCTGCTGTCACGCTGGCCTCCGGAACACGATCGAATACGCTGAGGGCGTCTTCGACGCACCGGTGCAGACCGTGATCGGCGGAACCCACTTTCGGTCAGATGATCAGAGCGAGATCGACCCCGTTGTCGAGTGGCTCGACGGACGCGTCGAGCGGATCGCACCGACGCACTGTACCGGTCACGTCGCCAGACGTGCTCTCGAAGATGCTTTCGACGAGGCATACCTTCGCGTGGGGGCGGGTTCTCGGATCGAACTCTGA
- a CDS encoding NifB/NifX family molybdenum-iron cluster-binding protein codes for MLLCVPSLEDGTLGAPVSPHFGRAPNYTLLDTEAESVEVIDNDGQHHGGRRSPPKIIAETGADVLLCGNLGQKAVERFDAMDIEVYCGTEGTVAEALEQFEAGDLEVATPDGSHCNGHEGHDHSQGRHHEHHAE; via the coding sequence ATGTTGCTCTGCGTCCCCAGTCTCGAAGACGGCACGCTTGGGGCACCAGTCTCCCCGCACTTCGGGCGGGCACCGAACTACACACTCCTCGATACCGAGGCCGAGAGCGTCGAGGTGATCGACAACGACGGGCAACACCACGGTGGCCGTCGCTCGCCACCCAAGATCATCGCCGAGACCGGGGCCGACGTGTTGCTCTGTGGCAACCTCGGTCAGAAAGCTGTGGAGCGATTCGACGCGATGGACATCGAGGTCTACTGTGGAACCGAGGGTACCGTCGCCGAGGCGCTCGAACAGTTCGAGGCAGGCGATCTCGAGGTGGCGACGCCAGACGGGTCGCACTGTAATGGGCACGAGGGCCACGACCACTCCCAAGGACGTCATCACGAACATCACGCGGAGTGA
- a CDS encoding ZIP family metal transporter — MTPTKTEEPRRDRIAKVVSAVTAILFVSVLAAGIVTERTTLVVVVVFGFLAMAAGVTISLFVDFSTPNRQVWAYGLASGAMLASAAALLAPKAIGRHPEYGGFAIALGYLLGYAGHELGHLVSHYDLPLNAAVSELTLHALAAGSIMGVVYGSLPDLSALFGFGILAHKFPAGFTGSEALRQSGIPRTVMIVPAAAVALAAIPLSILTPDLSATVQAVFYGVSTGVFAHVAIDMLPECSHVGSHADSSGHGTIECSRNIHRVRQYAVASTLAGAGAIFVLWQALAMG; from the coding sequence ATGACACCAACCAAAACCGAGGAACCACGACGGGATCGCATCGCAAAGGTAGTCAGCGCTGTCACCGCGATCCTCTTCGTCAGCGTGCTGGCGGCCGGCATCGTAACCGAACGCACTACACTCGTCGTCGTTGTCGTCTTCGGCTTCCTCGCGATGGCCGCGGGCGTGACGATCAGTCTCTTCGTTGACTTCAGCACACCCAACCGCCAGGTCTGGGCCTACGGTCTCGCCAGTGGCGCAATGCTCGCGAGCGCCGCGGCACTGCTGGCGCCGAAAGCCATCGGTCGTCACCCGGAGTACGGCGGGTTCGCCATCGCGCTGGGGTACTTGCTGGGGTACGCCGGCCACGAACTCGGTCACCTCGTCAGCCACTACGACCTCCCGCTGAACGCCGCCGTCAGCGAACTCACGCTGCATGCCCTCGCCGCCGGATCGATCATGGGGGTCGTCTACGGGTCGCTGCCCGACCTCTCGGCGCTGTTTGGCTTTGGCATTCTCGCCCACAAGTTCCCGGCCGGCTTCACGGGGTCTGAGGCGCTCAGACAGTCCGGTATCCCGCGGACGGTGATGATCGTCCCGGCGGCGGCGGTCGCGCTCGCGGCGATCCCGCTGTCGATTCTGACGCCGGACCTCTCGGCGACTGTCCAGGCGGTCTTTTACGGCGTCTCGACGGGCGTGTTCGCACACGTGGCGATCGACATGCTGCCGGAGTGTTCACACGTCGGCTCTCACGCCGATTCCAGCGGGCATGGAACCATCGAGTGCTCGCGCAATATTCATCGCGTTCGACAGTACGCGGTGGCGAGCACCCTCGCCGGAGCCGGCGCGATTTTCGTGCTATGGCAGGCTCTCGCGATGGGGTAG
- a CDS encoding metal-dependent transcriptional regulator, which translates to MSLSTHAVVDDLTPGEGRYLCGVLYRTLVDTSPVSNRELTDYLDVSGASVTGMVESLAEEGLVKYERYRGVELTDRGERVARAVLWRRCATQQFFENELAFSLANDQAYRIAIEFDRNQVRAVGDHVDQPCEYHCEATDASDCDVL; encoded by the coding sequence ATGAGTTTGAGCACGCACGCAGTGGTTGACGATCTCACACCCGGAGAGGGACGATACCTCTGTGGCGTTCTCTACCGGACGCTTGTAGATACATCACCGGTGAGCAACCGTGAACTCACTGACTATCTCGACGTCAGTGGCGCGAGTGTCACCGGCATGGTCGAGTCACTCGCCGAAGAGGGACTGGTCAAGTACGAACGCTACCGCGGCGTCGAGTTGACCGACCGTGGAGAGCGTGTTGCCCGCGCTGTGTTGTGGCGTCGGTGTGCCACCCAGCAGTTCTTCGAGAACGAACTTGCGTTCTCACTGGCGAACGATCAGGCCTACCGGATCGCGATCGAATTCGACCGCAATCAAGTGCGTGCGGTCGGAGACCACGTTGATCAACCTTGTGAGTACCACTGCGAGGCGACCGACGCGTCTGATTGTGACGTCCTGTAG
- a CDS encoding radical SAM protein, which translates to MDLAYGPVPSRRLGQSLGVNTIPPKTCTYACVYCQLGPTTTTGTDRLEFFSLEEIETAVCDRVEQVRATGEEIDYLSIVPDGEPTLDANLGDMIDRLGEFDIDVAVISNASLLSKPGVRADLAKADWVSLKADAGTAETWRQVDRPNGTLSFDAITRGMELFAEEFTGTLTTETMLVDGLNDDETTLRETAELVATVDPNTAYLAVPTRPPDEEWVEPASEGALASAYSIFDDRLDTVEYLIGAEGASFAATGDGRADILGVTAVHPMQEGGLRELLDRDDADWTVVDALLDAGTLLEREYGGETFYLRPVETIAE; encoded by the coding sequence ATGGATCTCGCATACGGTCCCGTCCCGTCTCGACGGCTCGGTCAGAGCCTCGGGGTCAACACGATCCCGCCCAAGACCTGCACCTATGCTTGCGTTTACTGTCAGCTCGGTCCGACGACGACCACCGGGACAGATCGTCTCGAATTCTTCTCACTCGAGGAGATCGAAACGGCTGTTTGTGACCGCGTCGAGCAGGTCAGGGCCACGGGCGAAGAGATCGATTATCTTTCGATTGTCCCTGACGGTGAGCCGACGCTCGACGCCAATCTCGGGGACATGATCGACCGTCTGGGGGAGTTCGACATCGATGTTGCGGTCATCTCGAACGCATCGTTGTTGTCCAAGCCCGGCGTCAGGGCGGATCTCGCGAAGGCCGACTGGGTGTCGCTGAAGGCAGATGCTGGCACTGCCGAAACCTGGCGGCAGGTCGATCGGCCCAACGGAACGTTGTCTTTCGACGCCATCACGCGCGGGATGGAACTGTTCGCCGAGGAGTTCACGGGCACGTTGACGACCGAAACGATGCTGGTCGACGGACTCAACGACGACGAGACGACACTCCGAGAGACAGCCGAACTGGTCGCGACTGTCGATCCGAACACGGCCTATCTCGCCGTCCCGACGCGTCCGCCCGATGAGGAGTGGGTCGAACCCGCAAGCGAGGGTGCGCTCGCGAGTGCGTATTCGATTTTCGACGACCGACTGGACACTGTCGAATACCTCATCGGCGCGGAGGGGGCGTCGTTCGCCGCGACGGGCGACGGACGTGCGGACATCCTCGGTGTGACGGCTGTCCACCCGATGCAAGAAGGGGGGCTCCGGGAACTACTCGACCGGGACGACGCCGACTGGACGGTCGTCGACGCGTTGCTCGATGCGGGTACGTTGCTCGAACGCGAGTACGGCGGCGAGACGTTCTATCTGCGACCGGTGGAAACGATTGCGGAGTAA
- a CDS encoding FeoC-like transcriptional regulator codes for MRTYRAVLARLDAGASPERIADDLDRREDAVRAILESMRREGHVRRIDCSETGCSACPMADACPTPTSQTAQYVVSADGRALLGDERSSEQLTER; via the coding sequence ATGAGGACGTATCGTGCCGTCCTCGCTCGACTCGATGCGGGGGCCTCCCCCGAGCGAATCGCCGACGACCTCGACCGGCGCGAGGACGCCGTCCGGGCCATCCTCGAATCAATGCGCCGGGAAGGCCACGTCCGCCGGATCGACTGCAGCGAAACTGGCTGTTCGGCCTGCCCGATGGCGGATGCGTGCCCGACGCCGACGAGCCAGACGGCCCAGTACGTCGTCTCGGCCGACGGGCGAGCGCTACTTGGAGACGAACGCTCGAGCGAACAACTGACCGAGCGCTAG
- a CDS encoding YeiH family protein: MIRRYSRLLPGIGLLVAGAGLARGLSATVLGLNELLVAVGLGMVVGNTVGVPEWASNGVDTQKLWLETGIVLMGARIAIGQLFAVGVELLALVVGFLIFSLLFVEMIARNVFRINERLGSLLAAGYSICGVSAIVAVSGGIKAKSEQIAYAVATILLFDAVTLAVYPVVGRVLALPDIVFGTWAGVSMVSTGPVVAAGFAYSPQAGEWATVTKLGRNIFIGVVAVLYAIYYARRHDDGQADGVSWRYFWAQFPKFVVGFVLMATIASLGWLSSTDVALLESAYQGLFLVAFVGLGMEIDLREMRSTGIRPVVVVLSALLVVSVLSLVSSFVLFG, translated from the coding sequence ATGATTCGACGCTACTCGCGGTTACTCCCCGGTATCGGCCTTCTCGTCGCCGGCGCGGGTCTCGCTCGCGGACTCTCGGCGACCGTCCTGGGCCTCAACGAGTTGCTTGTCGCCGTCGGACTGGGGATGGTGGTTGGGAACACAGTCGGTGTTCCGGAGTGGGCCAGTAACGGCGTCGACACGCAGAAACTCTGGCTCGAGACGGGAATCGTGCTCATGGGCGCTCGCATCGCGATCGGACAGCTGTTCGCGGTCGGCGTCGAACTCCTCGCGCTGGTCGTCGGCTTCCTGATCTTTAGCCTCCTCTTCGTCGAGATGATCGCACGCAACGTCTTTCGGATCAACGAGCGGCTGGGATCGCTGTTGGCGGCCGGCTACTCCATCTGTGGGGTTTCGGCCATCGTCGCCGTCTCGGGGGGTATCAAAGCCAAAAGCGAGCAGATCGCCTACGCCGTCGCGACGATCCTGCTGTTCGATGCCGTCACCCTGGCAGTGTACCCAGTCGTGGGACGGGTTCTGGCACTCCCGGACATCGTCTTTGGCACCTGGGCAGGTGTCAGTATGGTATCGACCGGCCCCGTCGTCGCCGCTGGGTTCGCTTATTCCCCACAGGCCGGGGAGTGGGCCACCGTGACGAAACTTGGTCGGAACATCTTCATCGGCGTCGTCGCCGTCCTCTATGCCATCTATTACGCCCGACGACATGACGACGGACAGGCAGACGGCGTCAGCTGGCGATACTTCTGGGCGCAGTTTCCGAAGTTCGTGGTCGGGTTCGTCCTCATGGCGACGATCGCGAGTCTCGGATGGCTCTCCTCGACGGACGTGGCGCTGCTCGAGTCGGCCTATCAGGGGTTGTTCCTCGTCGCGTTCGTCGGTCTCGGGATGGAGATCGATCTCCGGGAGATGCGATCGACCGGAATCAGACCGGTCGTCGTCGTTCTCTCGGCGTTGCTCGTCGTCAGCGTCCTGTCTCTCGTCTCGTCGTTCGTCCTGTTTGGCTGA